From Euwallacea similis isolate ESF13 chromosome 11, ESF131.1, whole genome shotgun sequence, the proteins below share one genomic window:
- the ChAT gene encoding choline O-acetyltransferase, which translates to MGKYLRTLKPLLDDEEHRKVAMLVEKFSEEGGLGRKLQLYLLDRREKTDNWAYEYWLNDMYLNYKESIMINSNPGMVFPPKKFTTILDVARFTARLIDAALNHKDILNRKDLPIEKATSREPGQPLCMAQYYRILGCCRIPGKIRDSQYIAEYKNDCDHPSEHIIVLCRNQQYCIPVQAGDRGRLNEDEICAQLLYILDDAPCQANVVPLGILTGWKRALWAEAREDLMREERNRRNLELIAKSLLMVCLDEALPTIFNCRLQKGGQGYSTGNRDESNLAHQMIHGGGSQCNSANRWFDKTVQLVISGDGACGLCYEHSMAEGVAVIQLIENLWNHAESLPPSSDVPSTSGSHLPPPERLEWIVEAMDLKRIQDASEVVDNLVKDLDFQVFRYTGYGKEFIKSCKVSPDVYIQLALQLAYYKLYGKLTATYESASTRRFLLGRVDCIRSASLEALEWVMAMSQPKEETDYDIGNKKVTFHLVSDDRKLELWKSAVEMQTKEMVDNILGQGIDIHLLGLREAAKETSPTAASPLPELFSDPSYRLANKFLLSTSQVATSTDSFMGYGPVEPDGYGASYNPKKDHVIFCLSAFWSSEVTSTSRFAQSLEESLNVMHALLNRPITGN; encoded by the exons ATGGGCAAATATTTAAGAACGCTAAAACCACTACTTGATGACGAGGAACATCGAAAGGTTGCGATGCTAGTTGAGAAGTTTTCTGAAGAGGGTGGTTTGGGGCGGAAATTGCAGCTCTATTTGCTGGATCGAAGAGAAAAAACAGACAACTGG GCTTACGAATACTGGCTAAACGACATGTACCTCAACTACAAGGAGTCCATTATGATCAACTCTAATCCAGGAATGGTGTTTCCCCCAAAGAAATTTACCACCATTCTTGATGTTGCCAGATTTACTGCCAGGCTCATAGATGCTGCCCTGAACCAcaaagatattttgaacaGAAAAGATCTTCCTATAGAAAAAGCTACTTCTCGAGAACCTGGACAACCCTTATGCATGGCCCAATATTATCGCATATTAGGATGCTGCAGGATTCCTGGAAAAATTAGGGATTCCCAGTATATTGCGGAGTATAAGAACGATTgtg ATCATCCAAGTGAACATATCATAGTGTTGTGCAGAAACCAGCAGTATTGCATTCCAGTGCAGGCTGGTGATAGGGGTCGGCTTAATGAAGATGAAATTTGTGCTCAACTTTTGTATATATTGGATGATGCCCCTTGTCAAGCAAACGTTGTTCCTCTAGGAATTTTAACTG GATGGAAGCGAGCACTTTGGGCTGAAGCTAGAGAAGATCTCATGAGAGAGGAGAGAAATCGCAGAAATTTGGAACTAATTGCCAAGTCTCTTCTCATGGTTTGTTTGGACGAGGCTTTGCCAACTATCTTCAATTGCAGACTGCAAAAAGGCGGACAAG GATATTCAACCGGAAATCGCGACGAAAGTAATCTAGCCCACCAAATGATCCATGGAGGAGGCTCACAGTGCAATTCTGCTAACAGATGGTTTGACAAGACTGTACAACTTGTAATATCTGGAGATGGAGCTTGTGGTTTATGTTACGAACACTCAATGGCTGAAG gCGTTGCGGTAATACAACTAATAGAAAACCTATGGAATCACGCAGAATCTCTTCCTCCATCATCAGACGTACCCTCAACAAGTGGAAGCCATCTCCCTCCTCCAGAAAGACTTGAATGGATAGTTGAAGCAATGGATTTGAAAAGAATTCAAGACGCCTCTGAAGTTGTGGATAATTTAGTGAAAGATTTGGACTTCCAA GTATTCAGATATACAGGCTATGGTAAAGAGTTCATAAAATCTTGCAAAGTTAGTCCAGATGTCTATATCCAATTAGCCCTTCAACTAGCTTATTACAAGCTTTATGGAAAACTGACTGCTACATATGAAAGCGCCAGCACTAGAAGATTCTTGTTGGGAAGGGTTGACTGTATAAGGTCAGCTTCTCTTGAGGCTCTTGAATGGGTTATGGCAATGTCCCAACCAAAGGAGGAGACTGATTATGATATTGGAAATAAGAAG GTAACATTCCATCTGGTAAGCGACGATAGGAAATTGGAACTCTGGAAAAGTGCAGTCGAGATGCAAACTAAAGAAATGGTGGACAACATCCTAGGACAAGGAATTGATATTCATTTATTAGGACTACGAGAAGCTGCAAAAGAAACTTCCCCAACTGCAGCTTCTCCACTTCCTGAGTTATTTTCTGATCCTTCTTATAG GTTAGCCAACAAATTCCTCCTTTCAACCAGCCAAGTAGCTACGAGCACAGATTCATTTATGGGCTACGGACCAGTGGAACCAGACGGATATGGGGCTTCCTACAACCCAAAAAAGGACCACGTGATATTTTGCCTATCCGCATTTTGGTCTTCGGAGGTGACCAGCACGAGTAGATTTGCACAATCTTTAGAAGAAAGCTTAAATGTGATGCATGCTTTATTAAATCGACCTATAACTGGAAACTGA
- the Bug22 gene encoding cilia- and flagella-associated protein 20, with translation MFKNTFQSGFLSILYSIGSKPLQIWDKKVKNGHIKRITDEDIQSLVLEIVGCNVSTTYITCPADPRKTLGIKLPYLVMIVKNLKKYFTFEVQILDDKNVRRRFRASNYQSTTRVKPFICTMPMRLDEGWNQIQFNVADFTRRAYGTNYVETLRVQVHANCRIRRVYFSDRLYSEDELPAEFKLFLPIQNKTKTAVATTS, from the exons atgtttaaaaacacatttcaaAGCGGTTTTCTCTCTATATTATATAGTATTGGCAGTAAGCCACTTCAGATTTGGGATAAAAAGGTCAAAAATGGGCACATCAAGCGAATCACCGATGAAGATATTCAGTCTTTAGTCCTGGAAATTGTGGGATGTAATGTTAGTACCACATATATAACTTGTCCAGCGGACCCCCGGAAGACTTTGGGGATTAAATTGCCTTATTTGGTGATGATTGTCAAGAATTTGAAGAAGTATTTTACTTTTGAGGTTCAG ATATTAGATGACAAAAATGTGAGACGTAGGTTTCGAGCAAGCAACTACCAGTCGACAACCAGAGTAAAACCCTTCATCTGCACCATGCCAATGAGGTTGGATGAGGGCTGGAACCAGATCCAGTTTAATGTAGCCGATTTCACTCGTAGAGCTTACGGAACAAACTACGTGGAAACCTTAAGGGTGCAAGTTCATGCTAATTGCCGGATACGAAGGGTGTATTTTTCAGATAGGCTTTATTCTGAAGACGAGCTTCCCGcggaatttaaattatttttgcccatacaaaataaaactaaaacagCGGTGGCGACCACTAGCTAA